The following proteins are encoded in a genomic region of Poecilia reticulata strain Guanapo linkage group LG11, Guppy_female_1.0+MT, whole genome shotgun sequence:
- the psmb2 gene encoding proteasome subunit beta type-2 isoform X1 gives MEYLIGIQGPDYVLVAADNVAASSIIQMKHDYDKMFKLSEKILLLCVGEAGDTVQFAEYIQKNVQLYKMRNGYELSPSAAANFTRKNLADYLRSRTPYHVNLLLAGHDESDGPGLFYMDYMASLAKAPFAAHGYGAFLTLSILDRYYRPDLSRDEAVELLRKCVEELNKRFILNLPSFNVRLIDKDGIHDMEKITLIAK, from the exons ATGGAATATTTAATCGGGATTCAGGGACCGGATTATGTGCTCGTCGCTGCTGATAACGTTGCTGCCAGCAGCATTATTCAGATGAAACACG ACTACGACAAGATGTTCAAGCTGAGTGAGAAGATCCTGCTGCTGTGCGTGGGCGAGGCGGGAGACACGGTCCAGTTCGCCGAGTACATCCAGAAAAACGTCCAGCTGTACAAGATGAGGAACG GTTATGAACTGAGTccgtcagcagcagcaaacTTCACCCGGAAGAACCTGGCAGACTATCTGCGGAGCCGG ACTCCGTACCACGTCAACCTGCTGCTGGCCGGACACGACGAGTCCGACGGGCCGGGCCTCTTCTACATGGACTACATGGCTTCGCTGGCCAAGGCGCCGTTCGCCGCCCACGGATACGGAGCGTTCCTGACCCTGTCCATCCTGGACCGGTACTACAGACCAG ACCTGAGCCGGGACGAGGCCGTGGAGCTGCTGAGGAAATGCGTTGAAGAG ctgaacAAACGCTTCATCCTCAACCTTCCCTCCTTCAACGTGCGTCTGATCGACAAAGATGGAATCCACGACATGGAGAAGATCACGCTGATCGCCAAGTGA
- the psmb2 gene encoding proteasome subunit beta type-2 isoform X2, giving the protein MAVKEPGLRGPARRSVSDDSLKLTPYHVNLLLAGHDESDGPGLFYMDYMASLAKAPFAAHGYGAFLTLSILDRYYRPDLSRDEAVELLRKCVEELNKRFILNLPSFNVRLIDKDGIHDMEKITLIAK; this is encoded by the exons ATGGCGGTAAAAGAACCGGGCCTCCGGGGCCCGGCGAGGAGGAGCGTTTCAGATGATTCACTGAAACTG ACTCCGTACCACGTCAACCTGCTGCTGGCCGGACACGACGAGTCCGACGGGCCGGGCCTCTTCTACATGGACTACATGGCTTCGCTGGCCAAGGCGCCGTTCGCCGCCCACGGATACGGAGCGTTCCTGACCCTGTCCATCCTGGACCGGTACTACAGACCAG ACCTGAGCCGGGACGAGGCCGTGGAGCTGCTGAGGAAATGCGTTGAAGAG ctgaacAAACGCTTCATCCTCAACCTTCCCTCCTTCAACGTGCGTCTGATCGACAAAGATGGAATCCACGACATGGAGAAGATCACGCTGATCGCCAAGTGA
- the cdca5 gene encoding sororin, whose product MSHGTPRTVMVEANHLQGSQRRRSPRFSSPGALRESETKMALGVKRSITVRKIAPRKTTALTGNNKENTPRRSQNLKETKGSTPEPGSDRWTPTSAGKKRQQAPERTPSGPSSSAGRRTQPQPHIPSPILPSSPPAASQPADPRDSVWTQKVRRSYSKLSDSSLHSPGHRETLFGFEKLSTPEVVRSRVELSRSSLEVSGSFASMLQAEECGPEPDPNIPGVAVVKEKRKKRKVQQINTEELEVLAAQMNAEFREAEQFELVVE is encoded by the coding sequence ATGAGCCACGGGACCCCCCGCACCGTAATGGTGGAGGCGAACCACCTCCAAGGCTCGCAACGGAGACGATCTCCTCGGTTTAGTTCCCCTGGAGCTCTGCGGGAAAGCGAGACCAAGATGGCGCTGGGAGTGAAGCGGTCCATCACTGTGAGGAAGATCGCCCCCAGGAAAACCACTGCTCTGACCGGGAACAACAAGGAGAACACCCCCAGGAGGTCTCAGAACCTCAAGGAAACAAAAGGCTCAACCCCGGAACCCGGCTCGGACCGCTGGACCCCCACCTCAGCCGGGAAGAAGAGGCAGCAGGCCCCGGAACGCACACCCAGTGGCCCGTCCTCCTCAGCCGGGAGGAGGACGCAGCCGCAGCCCCACATACCGTCCCCCATCCTGCCCTCCTCTCCCCCGGCCGCCTCTCAGCCCGCAGATCCACGGGACTCGGTCTGGACCCAGAAGGTCCGCCGCTCCTACAGCAAGCTCAGCGACAGCTCGCTCCACAGCCCCGGGCACAGAGAGACTTTGTTCGGCTTCGAGAAGCTCAGCACCCCGGAGGTGGTCCGGAGCCGGGTGGAGCTCTCCCGGTCCTCCCTGGAGGTTTCTGGGTCATTCGCGTCTATGCTACAGGCCGAGGAATGCGGACCCGAACCGGACCCGAACATCCCTGGGGTGGCGGTGGTGAAGGAGAAGCGGAAGAAGCGGAAGGTGCAGCAGATCAACACCGAGGAGCTGGAGGTCCTGGCGGCCCAGATGAACGCGGAGTTCCGGGAGGCAGAGCAGTTCGAGCTGGTGGTGGAGTGA